In a single window of the Pandoraea pulmonicola genome:
- a CDS encoding LacI family DNA-binding transcriptional regulator codes for MATRKEKGSVTVDDVAAEAGVSIKTVSRVLNTEPNISEKTRAKVMAAIALLKYQPNPSARRLASKRSDLIMLVYDNPSDNYLINVQQGALDACKRYFHSLLLYPCDYRAPDLAAQIEQSARQYACAGLVLTPPLSDVRALVDVLDHSDVPYVRLAPSSPSARGMEVSTDDRSAARDMTRYLLGLGHRRIGFVAGHPDHGAAGERTQGYRDALIEQGLAYDERLVEQGLHSFDSGVRCGQSLLAHADPPTAIFAANDDMAAGVLYAAHARGIKVPENLSVAGYDDTPLSRQTWPKLTTVRQPIRDMAYAAVEQLASREPRARAWTLGYEIVVRDSTRAPA; via the coding sequence ATGGCGACCCGCAAGGAAAAGGGTTCCGTCACCGTTGACGACGTGGCGGCCGAGGCGGGCGTGTCCATCAAGACGGTCTCGCGCGTGTTGAACACTGAGCCCAACATCAGCGAAAAGACCCGGGCCAAGGTCATGGCGGCGATCGCGCTGCTGAAGTACCAGCCCAATCCGTCGGCTCGCCGGTTGGCCAGCAAGCGTTCGGATCTGATCATGCTGGTCTATGACAATCCCAGTGACAACTACCTGATCAATGTCCAGCAAGGCGCGCTAGACGCCTGCAAGCGTTATTTCCACAGCCTGTTGCTATATCCCTGCGACTATCGTGCGCCCGACCTGGCCGCGCAGATCGAGCAGTCGGCGCGCCAGTATGCCTGCGCTGGGCTGGTGCTCACACCCCCGCTCTCGGACGTGCGCGCCCTGGTTGATGTGCTTGATCACAGCGACGTGCCGTATGTGCGGTTGGCGCCCAGTTCCCCCAGCGCCAGGGGGATGGAAGTCAGCACCGACGACCGCTCGGCGGCACGCGACATGACCCGCTATCTGCTGGGGCTGGGCCATCGCCGTATCGGTTTCGTGGCTGGGCATCCCGACCACGGTGCCGCCGGCGAGCGCACGCAAGGCTACCGTGATGCGCTGATCGAGCAGGGCTTGGCGTACGACGAACGCCTGGTGGAGCAGGGCCTGCACTCATTCGATTCCGGCGTACGTTGCGGGCAGAGTCTGCTTGCCCACGCCGATCCGCCGACCGCGATCTTCGCGGCCAACGACGACATGGCGGCCGGCGTGCTGTATGCGGCGCATGCGCGTGGCATCAAGGTACCCGAGAATCTGTCGGTGGCGGGCTACGACGACACCCCCCTGTCGCGCCAGACCTGGCCCAAGCTGACCACTGTGCGACAGCCGATCCGCGACATGGCTTATGCGGCCGTCGAACAGTTGGCCTCGCGCGAGCCGCGGGCACGGGCGTGGACCCTGGGCTACGAAATAGTGGTGCGCGACTCGACGCGGGCACCGGCCTGA
- a CDS encoding AAA family ATPase: MTPSILIVLRGNSGSGKSTIARMLSERLKPHSAWIEQDHVRRIVLREKDVPLGDTPDLLSLMARYCLERGRHTIVEGILHAERYGPMLEALRDSHSGPTLFYSFDLSFEETLRRHATRHLPDVNEQMMRRWYLGWQPLPFCSEERILAGQSLDQILDRIESDMKRCLAGTDQ, encoded by the coding sequence ATGACGCCGTCTATTCTTATCGTGTTGCGCGGAAACTCTGGTTCGGGGAAAAGTACCATTGCACGCATGCTCAGTGAGCGCTTGAAACCTCACAGTGCGTGGATTGAACAGGACCACGTGCGGCGTATCGTCTTGCGGGAGAAGGATGTGCCGCTTGGCGACACTCCGGACTTGTTGTCATTGATGGCTCGCTATTGCCTGGAGCGTGGACGGCACACAATCGTGGAAGGAATTTTGCACGCGGAGCGATATGGGCCAATGCTCGAGGCGCTACGTGATAGTCATTCGGGGCCAACACTCTTCTATAGTTTTGATTTGTCGTTCGAGGAGACGCTGAGGCGTCATGCAACTCGGCATCTGCCCGACGTAAACGAACAAATGATGCGACGGTGGTATCTTGGATGGCAGCCGCTGCCGTTTTGTTCGGAAGAGCGCATCCTGGCGGGACAATCGCTCGATCAAATATTGGATCGCATCGAGTCAGATATGAAGCGTTGTCTGGCGGGGACGGATCAATAG
- a CDS encoding carbohydrate porin yields MPALLVSGLLSTCGAAQAYDIRTNPYLLGDWGGLRTDLAERGITLNLGYTGEAAHNFSGGQEKLTRYTDQWVIGSTMDLDKLVGWRGGTFQMTITDRNGRNLGADAGIGNNMLIQEVYGRGQTWHMTQFWLNQSFLGGRVQWKIGRLTVGEDFANFSCAFQNLTFCGSQPGNLVGSYWVNWPTSQWATRLKINTSEQTYVQAGIYQVNPNYVNDDYARSHGLSLDNPSGTTGALVPLEFGWRPDWNGLPGSYKFGVWYNTSNGKDLYQDVNHAPRGETGLAPRERNGQYGVYINFEQQVSGTAGGRGASVFLNISQADRETAAQDHQIALGLQYKGPFARARDVIGVALGATHNNGRYARYVRQQDQRLGTNTKVGDGYEYVAEVYYSWSPMPSIYLRPNLQYIRHPGGTSANHDAFIVGLKTGITF; encoded by the coding sequence ATGCCGGCGCTTCTGGTGAGCGGCCTGCTGTCGACCTGCGGCGCCGCCCAGGCTTACGACATCCGGACCAATCCATATCTGCTCGGCGACTGGGGTGGCTTGCGGACCGATTTGGCCGAGCGTGGCATTACCCTGAACTTGGGCTACACCGGCGAGGCCGCGCACAATTTCAGCGGCGGTCAGGAGAAGTTGACGCGGTACACCGACCAATGGGTGATCGGCAGCACGATGGATCTGGACAAGCTGGTCGGCTGGCGTGGGGGCACCTTTCAGATGACCATCACCGACCGCAATGGTCGCAACTTGGGCGCTGACGCCGGCATCGGCAATAACATGCTGATCCAGGAAGTGTACGGTCGCGGCCAGACCTGGCACATGACGCAGTTCTGGCTGAACCAGTCGTTCCTGGGCGGACGGGTGCAATGGAAGATCGGCCGTCTCACCGTGGGCGAGGACTTCGCCAACTTCTCCTGCGCCTTTCAGAACCTGACCTTCTGCGGCTCGCAACCCGGCAACCTGGTCGGCAGCTACTGGGTCAACTGGCCCACCAGCCAGTGGGCTACCCGTCTGAAGATCAATACGTCGGAACAGACCTACGTGCAGGCCGGCATCTATCAGGTCAACCCAAACTACGTGAACGACGACTACGCGCGCAGCCACGGCCTGTCGCTGGACAATCCCAGCGGCACCACCGGCGCCCTGGTCCCACTGGAATTCGGCTGGCGGCCGGATTGGAATGGCCTGCCCGGCTCGTACAAGTTCGGCGTCTGGTACAACACCTCGAACGGCAAGGATCTGTACCAGGACGTCAATCACGCCCCGCGCGGCGAGACCGGCCTGGCGCCGCGCGAGCGCAACGGCCAGTATGGCGTGTACATCAACTTCGAACAGCAGGTCAGTGGCACCGCGGGCGGCCGCGGCGCTTCGGTGTTTCTGAACATCTCGCAGGCTGACCGCGAGACGGCGGCGCAGGACCATCAAATCGCACTTGGCCTGCAGTACAAGGGGCCATTCGCCCGGGCCCGCGACGTCATTGGCGTGGCGCTCGGCGCCACCCACAACAACGGTCGCTACGCCCGCTATGTGCGCCAGCAGGATCAGCGCCTGGGGACAAACACCAAGGTGGGCGACGGTTATGAGTATGTGGCCGAGGTCTATTACAGTTGGTCGCCGATGCCCTCCATTTACCTGCGGCCCAATCTGCAGTACATCAGGCACCCAGGGGGCACCAGCGCCAACCACGACGCTTTCATAGTGGGTTTGAAGACCGGCATCACGTTCTGA
- a CDS encoding DUF1601 domain-containing protein — protein sequence MDNHLGRLLEQSSYLGEEALSASISEVAQCLQNNAWFGSSQRGPMMHVANKLGKFTRMPDCATGLAAIASRLNARNFQARDTSIYLNAFCKFPGDPQCTRAALSLARHIIAARGPLIDQLDLRGITNTLNALSKWPDEADARDAALCLAQHIVKLGNALLVKLDPRSIAIILNALSKWPDQATARDAVLRLAQHIVKSSNALLVEFNSYDIAYTLNGLSKWPDQADSRDAALRLARHIAGLNNAALNKFNARSIANALNALSKWPDEADARSAALSLAPHVTEMDDAVPDTFRARNTAIILNALSKWPDQATARDAALRLARHIVQQGNALVGKFNARDTSGTLNALSKWPDQAVARDAGLRLAQHIVEPDNATLETFGAQSISNALNALSKWPAEAGARDAALRLAQHIVRLNSATLDTFNTQHVTNILNALSKWPDEIDARDAALYLAQHIAKVGNALVGKFNAKEIASALNALSKWPDQANTRDASLRLAQHIVRLDDAVLDTFNVQEIPNTLNALSKWPDQTEARDNGNTQNVVDTLNARNQWPTQADVKDAALRLAQRILRLNNATLNTFDAPSIGTTLNALSKWPGQAAARDAALRLAQIIVKMDDALLGKFITQDISKTLNALSKWPDSVDTRGAALRLAQHIIEMGNASIDKFNAQDIANTLNALNKWPDQTAVQDVVLRLARHIVGLNDATLDTFEAQGIANTLDALSKWPDSADARAAALHLAQHVAGLNSATLDAFNMQHITNTLSALSKWPDQAGACAAALLLAKHLAKVGNALVATFNAQHIARALNALSKWPEQEDARDALLYLAPRVIGLNNEVPDAFDAHNASKTLNALSKWPDQEAARDATRSLARHVVRLDHAALDTFGAHDIANALNALSKWRDVDDARNAALHLARHLVSSNCAVLNTFSAQFIANTLNALSKWPDQADARNVVLHLAQGISKLNDAALGKFVAQDIANTLNALSKWPGQATARDAALRMARHIVGRNDATLDWFNAQNIANTLNALCKWPDEVDARDAALCVAQHIDKMGNALVDKFNEHNIANALNALSKWPEQAAALRSAQRLAQHIVGPNKVALDAFSVHGISSILNALSKWSDDADARSAMSCVAQHIVKTGNALVGKFGIQDITNSLNALSKWSDQEDARDAAQCLAQHIAGLNNAALDRFDAQNIANILNALSKFLSVEACGHAMWAFFEHLHSRDEPWASYRLIELGQVANAVARLAMQRADQVLPAILAELLQSMGDHVHAHNMMRDAEALQIATTIKAMAALQLHKTLATLAPSTLARLHRLLPTGLPGDNLETLGNLCAGLLPLLRNNSLSRYRTETLHVLMALHPHMARKAACFISAPQHGTPADPPTTPPESFETRCLALTFYQLLKTYNVVASLAQESQADQRRGLLVRDWVNATLTQTRETLQRDLSDMSWNLIAQIEASDDVDDAMDRFMHREHERVTQACPPTRFDPALVHRAMRGEFREVAPTVGNTRHVLVDMMGRELPCEPRGAEDYSLFARITRLPLVEVKLPGTLSRFMLARTFRYDDQLWRFDMFGGSRLTKGRHQPVEAILAGTSRGHDTLPAVPYADSAPGSALMNLVRKLAPLKEDWARMQRALLETVPHTHVGEGTLTIGWFDDVPGASHPFKPQIDGTPLALCPNDGCGFIKASVAQRIPALRERMQAWEAAPAQQRRDMSRVAPGTMAPQALQHFARDRAALDEARELMRAKLRTIDAAQIPQLQLHDLLVRGPYESMRIRAVPSADDRFHLPTQLCAGLAPGRTAPVLIGKPPYDKENLLPVAASAIATEASGDLTARFLARHFAIQYSYTGFDETSDTSDTGSMLHGKGMLIVVPDDHWPRHHHALDMACSRQDMKMHSSWTTGRKRHEIPAQMQSTGSLRVKDILLPGQCGAMPIDELRKRDMDTDGDNIFLYLDCPALAHAIDGAMQARAAQRGPTPSFKPPKTAQVAIDPNGIYRAGRAREIIDALRGHHLMGRASSAAARYLAQPNEIREQIAKAFKARLQAQLQTSAALPVELSTLIDKEGENLDMRDFLTMAAKAGTDALKSDTGITLFNRWMRSFEQAEASCKADPRRVRTIPYTKATARALRDGSFDPEKTLDELRRNPTMAAGVMQIGIEMLRPVLPSTQPK from the coding sequence ATGGACAACCATCTGGGGAGACTTTTGGAGCAATCCAGCTATCTCGGCGAGGAAGCGCTAAGCGCGAGTATCAGTGAGGTGGCGCAGTGCCTGCAAAACAATGCCTGGTTTGGCTCATCGCAGAGAGGGCCAATGATGCATGTGGCGAACAAACTGGGTAAGTTCACCAGAATGCCGGATTGCGCGACCGGTCTTGCCGCGATTGCCAGCAGGCTGAATGCGCGGAATTTTCAGGCACGTGATACATCCATATATCTCAATGCGTTTTGCAAGTTTCCCGGCGATCCGCAGTGCACCCGCGCCGCGCTCAGTCTGGCACGGCACATCATTGCGGCAAGAGGCCCATTGATCGACCAGCTCGACTTGCGAGGCATTACCAATACTCTGAACGCGCTTAGCAAATGGCCCGACGAAGCCGATGCGCGGGATGCCGCGCTATGTCTGGCACAACATATTGTCAAGTTGGGCAATGCGTTGCTCGTCAAGCTCGACCCGCGAAGTATTGCCATTATTCTGAACGCGCTTAGCAAATGGCCCGATCAAGCCACTGCGCGAGACGCCGTGCTGCGCCTAGCGCAACATATTGTCAAGTCGAGCAATGCGCTACTCGTCGAGTTCAATTCCTACGACATTGCCTATACGCTCAACGGGCTGAGCAAGTGGCCCGATCAAGCGGATTCGCGGGACGCGGCGCTGCGTCTGGCGCGCCATATTGCCGGGCTGAACAATGCGGCGCTGAACAAGTTCAACGCACGAAGCATTGCCAATGCCCTGAACGCGCTGAGCAAATGGCCCGACGAAGCCGATGCACGGAGTGCCGCGCTGAGTCTGGCGCCGCATGTTACCGAGATGGACGATGCGGTGCCGGACACATTCCGCGCGCGGAACACGGCCATTATCCTGAACGCGCTGAGCAAGTGGCCCGATCAAGCCACCGCGCGCGACGCCGCACTGCGTCTGGCGCGCCATATTGTCCAGCAAGGCAATGCGCTGGTCGGCAAGTTCAATGCGCGGGACACTTCCGGTACCCTGAACGCGCTGAGCAAATGGCCCGATCAAGCCGTCGCGCGTGACGCCGGACTGCGTCTGGCGCAGCATATTGTCGAGCCAGACAATGCCACACTGGAAACGTTCGGCGCGCAGAGCATCAGCAACGCCCTGAACGCGCTGAGTAAATGGCCCGCTGAGGCCGGTGCCCGGGACGCGGCACTGCGTCTGGCGCAGCATATTGTCAGGCTGAACAGTGCGACGCTGGACACGTTCAACACGCAGCACGTGACCAATATCCTGAATGCGCTGAGTAAATGGCCCGATGAGATTGATGCGCGGGATGCCGCGCTGTACTTGGCCCAGCATATTGCCAAGGTCGGCAATGCGTTGGTTGGAAAGTTCAACGCGAAGGAAATTGCCAGTGCCCTGAATGCGCTGAGTAAATGGCCTGATCAAGCGAACACGCGAGACGCCTCGCTGCGCCTGGCACAGCATATTGTCCGCCTGGACGATGCAGTGCTGGACACGTTCAACGTGCAAGAAATTCCGAATACCCTGAACGCGCTGAGCAAATGGCCCGATCAAACGGAAGCCCGGGACAACGGCAACACGCAGAACGTTGTCGATACCTTGAACGCACGGAATCAATGGCCCACTCAAGCAGACGTGAAGGACGCCGCGTTGCGTCTGGCGCAGCGTATTCTCAGGCTGAATAACGCGACGCTGAACACATTCGACGCACCGAGCATTGGCACCACCTTGAATGCGCTGAGTAAATGGCCCGGTCAAGCGGCCGCGAGGGACGCCGCGCTGCGCCTGGCACAGATTATAGTCAAGATGGACGATGCACTGCTTGGCAAGTTCATTACACAAGACATTTCCAAAACCCTGAACGCGCTGAGCAAATGGCCGGATAGTGTCGATACGCGGGGCGCCGCGTTGCGCTTGGCGCAGCACATTATCGAGATGGGCAATGCGTCGATCGACAAATTCAACGCACAAGACATTGCCAATACGCTGAACGCGCTGAACAAATGGCCCGATCAGACAGCCGTACAAGACGTCGTGCTGCGCCTGGCGCGACATATTGTCGGACTGAACGATGCGACGCTGGACACGTTCGAAGCACAAGGCATTGCCAATACCCTGGACGCGCTGAGCAAATGGCCGGACAGTGCTGATGCGCGGGCCGCCGCGCTGCACCTGGCGCAGCATGTTGCCGGGCTGAACAGTGCGACGCTGGACGCGTTCAACATGCAACACATAACCAATACCCTGAGCGCACTGAGTAAATGGCCCGACCAGGCGGGCGCATGCGCCGCCGCGCTGCTTTTGGCGAAACATCTTGCGAAAGTGGGCAATGCGTTGGTTGCCACGTTCAATGCGCAGCACATTGCCAGGGCCCTGAATGCGCTGAGTAAATGGCCCGAGCAAGAAGACGCGCGAGACGCCCTGCTGTACCTGGCGCCCCGCGTTATCGGGCTGAACAATGAAGTGCCAGACGCGTTTGACGCGCATAACGCTTCCAAGACCCTGAACGCGCTGAGCAAATGGCCCGATCAAGAAGCCGCGCGGGACGCCACTCGGTCCCTGGCACGGCATGTTGTCAGATTGGATCATGCGGCGTTGGACACGTTCGGCGCGCACGACATTGCCAATGCGCTGAACGCCCTAAGCAAATGGCGTGATGTGGACGATGCACGGAACGCCGCGCTGCATCTGGCACGACATCTTGTCAGTTCCAACTGTGCAGTGCTGAACACGTTCTCGGCACAGTTCATTGCCAATACCCTGAATGCGTTGAGTAAATGGCCCGATCAAGCAGACGCGAGAAACGTCGTGCTGCACCTGGCGCAGGGCATTTCCAAGCTCAACGATGCGGCGCTGGGCAAGTTCGTCGCACAGGACATTGCCAATACGCTGAATGCGCTGAGCAAATGGCCCGGTCAAGCGACCGCGCGTGACGCCGCGCTGCGCATGGCGCGGCATATTGTCGGGCGGAACGATGCGACGCTGGATTGGTTCAACGCGCAGAACATTGCCAATACCCTGAACGCGTTGTGCAAATGGCCCGATGAGGTGGATGCGCGGGACGCCGCGCTGTGCGTGGCGCAGCATATTGACAAGATGGGCAACGCCTTGGTTGACAAGTTCAATGAGCACAACATTGCCAACGCCCTGAACGCGCTGAGCAAATGGCCCGAGCAAGCGGCCGCGCTGCGCAGCGCGCAGCGTCTGGCGCAACACATTGTCGGGCCGAACAAAGTGGCGCTGGACGCGTTCAGCGTGCATGGCATTTCGAGTATCTTGAACGCACTGAGCAAATGGTCCGATGACGCTGATGCGCGCAGCGCCATGTCGTGCGTGGCGCAGCACATTGTCAAGACGGGAAATGCGCTGGTTGGCAAATTCGGCATTCAGGACATTACCAATAGCCTGAACGCACTGAGCAAATGGTCCGATCAGGAAGACGCGCGAGACGCCGCGCAGTGCCTGGCGCAGCACATTGCCGGACTGAATAATGCGGCGCTGGACAGATTCGACGCGCAAAATATTGCCAATATCCTGAATGCGCTGAGCAAGTTTCTCAGCGTCGAGGCATGCGGACATGCAATGTGGGCGTTTTTCGAGCACTTGCACAGTCGGGACGAGCCTTGGGCCTCCTACAGGCTGATTGAATTGGGACAGGTGGCCAACGCCGTGGCGCGACTGGCGATGCAGCGCGCGGATCAGGTCCTGCCCGCGATACTTGCCGAATTGTTGCAAAGCATGGGCGATCATGTGCACGCGCACAACATGATGCGCGATGCCGAAGCGCTCCAAATCGCCACGACAATCAAGGCCATGGCCGCCTTGCAGTTGCACAAGACCCTGGCGACACTGGCCCCCTCGACCCTTGCCAGGCTACATCGTCTACTGCCGACCGGACTGCCCGGTGACAATCTGGAAACCCTGGGCAACCTGTGTGCAGGCCTGCTCCCGTTGCTGCGCAACAATAGCTTGTCGAGGTACCGTACAGAAACTCTGCACGTGCTGATGGCGCTCCATCCGCACATGGCGCGCAAGGCAGCGTGCTTCATAAGCGCACCTCAACACGGGACACCTGCCGATCCGCCAACGACGCCGCCCGAATCATTCGAGACGCGATGTCTGGCGCTCACTTTTTATCAGCTTCTCAAGACCTACAATGTCGTCGCCAGCCTGGCACAGGAGAGCCAAGCCGATCAGCGGCGCGGCCTACTGGTACGGGACTGGGTGAATGCCACGCTCACGCAAACCCGTGAAACGCTCCAGCGCGATCTGAGCGATATGAGCTGGAATCTGATCGCCCAGATCGAGGCCAGCGACGACGTCGACGACGCCATGGACCGATTCATGCACCGGGAACATGAGCGCGTCACCCAAGCTTGCCCGCCGACCCGCTTTGATCCGGCGCTCGTGCATCGGGCTATGCGAGGCGAATTCCGGGAAGTCGCGCCGACCGTCGGCAACACCCGTCATGTGCTCGTGGACATGATGGGGCGCGAACTCCCGTGCGAGCCTCGAGGGGCGGAAGACTACTCCCTGTTTGCACGAATCACCCGTCTGCCGTTGGTCGAAGTCAAGCTCCCGGGAACGCTGAGCCGATTCATGCTGGCCCGCACGTTCCGCTACGACGATCAACTCTGGCGATTCGACATGTTTGGCGGCAGCCGCCTGACAAAAGGCCGACATCAGCCGGTAGAAGCCATCCTGGCGGGGACGTCTCGCGGTCACGACACGCTGCCTGCGGTGCCGTATGCCGACAGCGCACCGGGAAGCGCCTTGATGAACCTCGTGCGCAAGCTCGCACCCCTCAAGGAAGACTGGGCGCGCATGCAGCGCGCGCTGCTCGAGACGGTGCCGCATACTCACGTTGGCGAGGGCACGTTGACCATCGGCTGGTTCGACGACGTGCCGGGGGCATCGCATCCCTTCAAGCCACAAATTGATGGCACGCCCCTGGCGTTGTGCCCGAACGACGGCTGCGGCTTTATCAAGGCCAGTGTGGCACAGCGCATCCCCGCCTTGCGCGAGCGGATGCAGGCGTGGGAGGCTGCACCCGCCCAGCAACGCCGCGACATGTCGAGGGTCGCCCCGGGCACCATGGCGCCCCAGGCATTGCAGCACTTCGCACGCGATCGGGCCGCACTGGACGAGGCTCGCGAGTTGATGCGCGCGAAGTTGCGCACGATCGACGCGGCGCAGATCCCTCAACTGCAATTGCATGATCTGTTGGTGCGCGGCCCCTACGAAAGCATGCGAATCCGGGCGGTGCCCTCGGCCGATGATCGGTTTCACCTGCCGACGCAACTGTGCGCGGGCCTTGCCCCGGGCCGCACGGCACCTGTGTTGATCGGCAAGCCGCCCTATGACAAGGAGAACCTGCTGCCCGTCGCCGCCAGTGCGATAGCTACCGAGGCGTCGGGAGATTTGACCGCAAGGTTCCTTGCCCGGCACTTCGCGATTCAGTACAGCTATACGGGCTTTGACGAGACCTCCGACACCTCCGACACCGGCAGCATGCTGCATGGCAAGGGCATGTTGATTGTCGTCCCCGACGACCACTGGCCGCGGCACCACCACGCACTCGACATGGCGTGTTCCCGCCAGGACATGAAAATGCACTCCTCCTGGACCACCGGACGCAAACGCCACGAGATTCCCGCACAGATGCAGAGCACCGGCAGTCTTCGCGTCAAGGACATCCTGCTACCCGGCCAGTGTGGTGCGATGCCGATCGACGAACTGCGAAAGCGCGACATGGACACCGATGGGGACAACATCTTCCTCTACCTTGACTGTCCCGCGCTTGCGCACGCGATCGATGGCGCCATGCAGGCACGCGCGGCACAACGGGGGCCGACGCCCTCGTTCAAGCCCCCCAAGACCGCGCAGGTGGCGATCGACCCGAACGGGATATATCGAGCCGGGCGTGCCAGGGAGATTATCGACGCACTGCGCGGGCACCATCTGATGGGCCGTGCGAGTTCGGCGGCCGCACGTTATCTCGCCCAGCCGAACGAGATACGCGAGCAAATTGCCAAGGCGTTTAAGGCTCGACTCCAGGCCCAATTGCAAACCAGCGCGGCGCTTCCCGTCGAATTGAGCACACTGATCGATAAAGAAGGCGAGAATCTTGATATGCGCGATTTCCTGACGATGGCTGCCAAGGCGGGTACGGACGCGCTCAAGTCCGATACCGGCATAACTTTGTTCAATCGATGGATGCGGTCGTTCGAGCAGGCTGAAGCCAGTTGCAAGGCAGACCCTCGCCGAGTGCGCACCATCCCCTACACCAAAGCCACCGCACGAGCGTTACGCGACGGCAGTTTCGATCCCGAAAAAACACTGGACGAGCTGCGCAGGAACCCGACGATGGCCGCGGGCGTCATGCAAATCGGCATTGAGATGCTACGGCCAGTGCTTCCCTCGACCCAACCCAAATGA
- a CDS encoding sialidase family protein, producing the protein MSEDNQRFCGGNETIPPQILDQVPNVTIHGPPAVAFYNGKIYLAYAPEGDQFLGQIWTTNFDGTNWSQPFQLLFPSNTFNPALGVYQGVLYCAADNGDQAWHMTFDGAIWAPAKAIPNSPQISTNPSLAANSETLYVAYQKDQSNDVWYQTFDGINWSQPAPTPAEAAVQGASGAVGLAADPDGNVYLAYQSVDSNSIPTGQLWYTTLNGKNWSPPAQVPSVSIFAEPALTFYNGTLYCLHLRSSVNNAQNLSYLTFDGESWSGDTPLTESPMSLQSPAIAPVLANFANRGPGLYFFVTTTVFNVFYFYRAPS; encoded by the coding sequence ATGAGTGAGGACAACCAACGCTTTTGCGGTGGCAATGAAACGATCCCCCCGCAGATACTCGACCAAGTCCCGAATGTCACCATCCATGGTCCACCTGCCGTCGCCTTTTATAACGGAAAAATATACTTGGCATATGCGCCGGAGGGCGATCAATTCCTCGGCCAAATCTGGACTACCAACTTCGACGGAACCAATTGGTCGCAACCCTTCCAGCTTCTCTTCCCCAGCAACACGTTCAATCCTGCGCTGGGAGTGTATCAAGGCGTGCTTTACTGCGCGGCCGACAACGGGGATCAAGCGTGGCACATGACATTCGACGGGGCAATCTGGGCACCGGCCAAAGCTATTCCCAATAGTCCCCAGATCTCGACCAACCCTTCGCTTGCAGCCAACTCGGAGACGCTGTACGTGGCGTATCAGAAAGACCAAAGCAATGACGTCTGGTACCAAACGTTCGACGGAATAAACTGGTCGCAGCCCGCCCCGACGCCTGCGGAAGCTGCGGTCCAAGGCGCTAGCGGTGCGGTTGGACTGGCAGCGGATCCGGATGGGAACGTCTACCTGGCGTATCAGTCAGTCGATTCGAATTCCATCCCAACGGGGCAACTCTGGTATACGACGCTCAATGGGAAGAACTGGTCCCCACCCGCCCAGGTTCCCAGTGTCTCGATCTTCGCGGAGCCTGCGCTGACCTTCTATAACGGGACACTGTATTGCTTGCACTTGAGGTCATCTGTCAACAACGCGCAAAATCTCTCGTATCTGACGTTCGATGGAGAGAGCTGGAGTGGCGACACACCGTTAACCGAATCGCCTATGTCGCTTCAATCTCCGGCGATTGCCCCTGTTCTCGCAAATTTCGCAAATCGAGGGCCAGGTCTTTACTTCTTCGTTACAACAACCGTCTTTAATGTTTTTTATTTTTACCGGGCTCCGTCCTGA